The segment CCAAGCGTTTCTTGTCAGGGGccgcccctgacattccaagtggTGATCTTCATCTCTCACCAAGGGAGGCCCCGACTCCCTTGGCTTTTTTCATAAACTCAAAAACATTTATGATGCCTTTCTCCTTGGCTCTATCTTCTCTCCTCTGCTTGTTTGATCTTCTCCCCCGACTCCCCTTGGCCTTACCTAGCAGAATATTAGCGGATTGGCTAATACATCTCTGGTCTAGATTGTCCAAAACATCCTCCTGAAAGGAATCATCATCGGATACCCTGTCATATTCAATTTTTGTGTTAGAAAAACCTTTCTTTTGTAAAAGACTCTCTGTCATTAGTGGGTTATAATCCCCCTCCTTCTCCGCATTTCTGCTTGTCCCCGGACATTCTCCTGAATTGCCATCGCTCTTGGATGCCCTAGGCGCATCTGATTTTTGGAGGATCTCCTTCTCTGGAGAAACGGTTGCTGTAACCACCTTACATTCTCCAACAATTTGAACCCACTTTTTGGCCGGTTTACTAATCCCAGGACAAAACCCTGCACTGTGATCCTTAGACTCACCTTTCTCCCTGCACGAAGAGCGAAGTTCAACCTCAACCTGTTGCTTCCATCGCCTTTCACTAGCCTTGAGGTAAATGGCGGAAGGAACCTTTTTGATCACTGCTATCTTGATCCTAGCATACAAATAGGAGCCATTCTCAATAATATCTTCGTCCACTTCCAACAACGTACCCAACGATCTTCCTATGCATTCCAGACTAGATTCCCCCCAATACTCCATTGGAAGATTATACAGCCTAATCCAAATGGGTTCCTTGTACATTGCTAATGGAACAAGATCAAAATTAGACTGCCATGGTTGAAGATACAGGTGGGCCGAACCAAAAAACCAGTTTTGTTGGTTCAAGATCCTATTTCTAACCGTTTCCTCTCTGAAAACCACAATAAAGAAACCTTTCGGGATGAACTTCAGAACAACATCTTGACTCCAATTTTCTTTGACCTTGGCCCTGGTTTGCAGTCTAGAGATCCTAGCCCCAATGAATCTCCCAATGACCACCATCTCACTCCACAGAGCAATGTCGTCTTCAATTTCTTCCGGCAGAACAATATCCATCTCCGGTTCACTGCTTTCGGCCCAAGAGGGATTATTGGAGTTTTCCCCAAGGCCTCCTCCTCGTACTCCCCTAGGTCTACTATGGTTGAAATCATGACGATATCCACTCTTTCTGAATCTTCCACCATAGCCATACTGTTGAAAACCTTGAAATCTACGCTGCATCTCTCTctaaaaaaattgtaatttttcAGTCTTAaagggactcttgagtataattgTCCTCGGGCACTTTAACCTTTGTTGCCATTTGTTAAGCTTTCACACATAAATTAGTCAATTTTATCTTATCgtgaatttaattgtaatatcctaTCTAGTCTTACTGATGCCTCCCATTGCCTTTCTCTAGAATGCTTATTATAATGGTTTATTTCTAAAATATTTGTATTCATTTACAATTCTATTATCTATCTCTCCATGGAAGGGATGTGGATCAACATTAGAAATATTTAATCATAATGAGACACAATCTACATGCACTTATATAAAATTGCATACCTAATTTAAAAGGTGTAATCTAATTTCTGTCAACCTGAATaaccaaaatataatagaattaatccaATCAAAAGAGATACAAATGACAAGAATAATGGCGAGTCTCAAATTTCTTgttggtcaaacatctttccatcaAATTGTCTCAAATTTCTTCTTAGTTAAACATCTTTCCATTAAATTGAAGTGTTCCTCATCTTCTGTTCTCTCCCCATACCCCCCAACTCCTCGTTTCATCTCATACTGTGCAGGTTTTATGAAAATAATTCAATGAAATGTCCATGTTACCATAAAACAGGTCTTTGACAGACACCCCCAACAGTTTATATAAGCAGTGATCTACTTTGCATTCCAATGCATCTAATTTTAGATAGCCCTCAGCATGATCTATATTGCCAAGTGGTCAAAACGAAAAATTCTAGAAACTGAAATGAAAACCTTGTCCTTCATTATTACTGTAGGTTCAACATGGCGCACATTATTATAGTGCAAGCCTACTTTTCAGATTGCTTCATTTAGCATCACCAATAATCTCCACAAGAACATTGTCCCTGTTTAAAATGATGGAAACGGTTTGCATCTCTCACAACAATATCTCTTGCAACAATTTTGGAAATAAATTTCGTTGCAGTGTGGCAATCAGTACATACTCGAAGGTTCTTAACAATTCTAATAGTTGTTCCAAGGGGTGTGTTTAACAAACCAAATGCAATTGCAAGCTTTTCGCTATGATGACAAAGAAATaattctttttcctcttcttccacatcatTAAGTAAATGTCTTGAATCTGGACAATACCCTGCTGCCTTCATCTCCAATGCCAATTTTTCTAACATTGCATAGATCTCCTGTGTCTGTGGATGTGATCTGTCTCCTACACAAAAAGCATGTACCATTTTATGGCCTTCAATCCAGCTACATCCAGGGATCTTCTTAATTCCTCTATCTTTCATCAATCTCCTTACAATTTGAACCTCACCCCACCTGCCCACTTCTGCATACATGTTTGAGAGAAGAACATAAGTTGAAGTAATTTTAGGATCCAAATCAAAAAGTAGCATAGCTGTAAATATTCCCAGGCCTATATTCAAATGTGATCTACAGGCACCAAGAAAACATGTCCACACAACCACCACAGGTTTAATTGGCATCTTTATGATAAACTTTAGGGTGTCCTCAAGATAACCAGCACGgccaagaaggtcaaccatgcaCACATAATGATCAATTGTATGTGCAATGCAATAAGGGTTACTCATGTGATTAAAACATGTACAGCCCTCATCCACTAAACCTGCATGGCCGCATGCCCATAGAACAGAAGTATAGCTTATAATGTCAGGACGAGTTTCAGAGAGCTTCATTAATTCAAAGATTTTGAGAGCATCCTTACAAAATCCGTTTTGTGCATACCCtgaaatcattgcattccatgagatgataTCTCTCTgtggcattctgtcaaacaaatcacgtgccttgtctatgcttccacattttgcatacatgtctaccagagcatttccaactgtaatatctgacaaaaatgactcttccattatgctttgatggatgttcatacccTGTTCCAacgctcccattttggcacaggcagggaggatgctgacaaaggttgtcgaatttggctttacacctgccaattgcatttgcttgaaagtttctaaagccttttcagcaagtccattttgtgcatatcctgcaatcattgctgtccatgaaatgacatctttttgaggcattctgtcaaatagttcacgcgccttgtctatgcttccacattttgaatACATGTCCACTAAAGCATTTCCAACTACAATATATGACAAAAATCCCCCTTCCACAAtgttttgatgaatgtccataccctgttccaaagctcccattttggcacaggcagggaggatagtagcaaaggTTGAAGAATGTGGCTTtaaacctgccaattgcatttgcttgaaagtttcaatAGCCTTTTttataaatccattttgtgcatatcctgcaatcacgGAATTCCATGAGataacatctctttgaggcattctgtcaaacagttcgcgAGCCTTGTCTATTCctgcacattttgcatacatgtctaccagagcatttccaactataatatctgacgAAAATCCTCTTTCaattatgttttgatggatgtccatgccctgttccaaagctcccattttggcacaggcagggaggatgctggcaaaggttgtggcattcggctttacacctgccaattgcatttgcttgaaagtttctaaagccttttcagcaaatccattttgtgcatatcctgctatCATTGCAGTCCAcgtgaccacatttctttgaggcatgttGTCAAACAGTACTAGTGCCTTGTCTgttcttccacattttgcatacatgtcgacAAGTGCAGTTGAAACTactacatctaacaaaatttcTTTATCCTTTATGCTTTCATGAATCTCCATACCCTGTTCCAGAAcccccattttggcacaggcagtgaggacgctggcaaaggttgtggaatttggttttGCACCTGCCAAttccatttgcttgaaagtttctaaagccttttcgacaaatccattttgtgtatatcctgcaatcatagcattccatgtgACCACAGTTTTTTGAGGTATGTTTTCAAACAGTTCACACGCCTTGTCTACATTTTCACTTttggcatacatgtctaccagggctgTTGCAACTACAGCATccgacaaaattcctctatcctttatgctttgatggatatccattccctgctccaaagctcccattttggcacaggctgggagcaCACTCGCAAATGTGTAATTGTCGGGTTGGAGACCTGTTTGTTGCATTCGGTGAAACAGTGTGACTGATTCGTGCGGGTACCCATGTCTTACATATGCTGCAATAATCGTATTCCATGAGAAGCAGTCTCGTTCTTTCATGCGGTCAAACACCTTCCGGGAATCCACTAAACTCCCGCACTTGACATACATGTGAATAAGCGTATTGTGAAAAGTTGTGCGTGCACTAAATGCAAATCGCCTGTGAACAATGGAAGTGTGGACATTTTTAACTTGTGCATGCGAGTTCTTGAGATATGTAGTCTTCAGGGGGGTTGTGTGTAGTAAGCAGAATGTGCAGCGCATCCTTGAACTGGCTTTCTCTACATAATGCTGTGAGATTAAGATGAGTAGTGGATGGTAATGGCATTTTATGATTGTGGAAAATGTGCAGTGTTATTCAGTCTACAACATTTTATGACATT is part of the Cryptomeria japonica chromosome 10, Sugi_1.0, whole genome shotgun sequence genome and harbors:
- the LOC131079153 gene encoding pentatricopeptide repeat-containing protein At3g24000, mitochondrial-like gives rise to the protein MRCTFCLLHTTPLKTTYLKNSHAQVKNVHTSIVHRRFAFSARTTFHNTLIHMYVKCGSLVDSRKVFDRMKERDCFSWNTIIAAYVRHGYPHESVTLFHRMQQTGLQPDNYTFASVLPACAKMGALEQGMDIHQSIKDRGILSDAVVATALVDMYAKSENVDKACELFENIPQKTVVTWNAMIAGYTQNGFVEKALETFKQMELAGAKPNSTTFASVLTACAKMGVLEQGMEIHESIKDKEILLDVVVSTALVDMYAKCGRTDKALVLFDNMPQRNVVTWTAMIAGYAQNGFAEKALETFKQMQLAGVKPNATTFASILPACAKMGALEQGMDIHQNIIERGFSSDIIVGNALVDMYAKCAGIDKARELFDRMPQRDVISWNSVIAGYAQNGFIKKAIETFKQMQLAGLKPHSSTFATILPACAKMGALEQGMDIHQNIVEGGFLSYIVVGNALVDMYSKCGSIDKARELFDRMPQKDVISWTAMIAGYAQNGLAEKALETFKQMQLAGVKPNSTTFVSILPACAKMGALEQGMNIHQSIMEESFLSDITVGNALVDMYAKCGSIDKARDLFDRMPQRDIISWNAMISGYAQNGFCKDALKIFELMKLSETRPDIISYTSVLWACGHAGLVDEGCTCFNHMSNPYCIAHTIDHYVCMVDLLGRAGYLEDTLKFIIKMPIKPVVVVWTCFLGACRSHLNIGLGIFTAMLLFDLDPKITSTYVLLSNMYAEVGRWGEVQIVRRLMKDRGIKKIPGCSWIEGHKMVHAFCVGDRSHPQTQEIYAMLEKLALEMKAAGYCPDSRHLLNDVEEEEKELFLCHHSEKLAIAFGLLNTPLGTTIRIVKNLRVCTDCHTATKFISKIVARDIVVRDANRFHHFKQGQCSCGDYW